In Malania oleifera isolate guangnan ecotype guangnan chromosome 8, ASM2987363v1, whole genome shotgun sequence, a single window of DNA contains:
- the LOC131162690 gene encoding uncharacterized protein LOC131162690 — MNPTAFPGSANPIMAENWMQEIEKILSVLHCTNEQKVRYATFKLIGEVERWWSVVKLPEKQRLVPVALTWGHFKEILFDHYFLASAINAKMEEFLNLTQGQLTVPSYATNFVELSHFAPFIIPNEFRKEQRFERGLRQEIYEQVAVL, encoded by the coding sequence atgaatcccaCGGCTTTTCCAGGGAGTGCCAATCCGATTATGgcagagaattggatgcaagagattgaaaaGATTCTGTCAGTACTACATTGCACTAATGAACAGAAAGTTCGGTATGCTACATTTAAGTTGATAGGAGAGGTAGAGCGATGGTGGTCAGTAGTGAAGCTTCCGGAGAAGCAGAGACTAGTACCTGTAGCACTGACCTGGGGACACTTTAAAGAGATATTGTTCGACCACTACTTCCTTGCCTCTGCTATaaatgcaaagatggaggagtttctgaatctgaCCCAGGGTCAGCTGACAGTGCCGTCGTATGCTACTAATTTTGTGGAACTGTCCCATTTTGCCCCATTTATAATCCCAAATGAGTTCAGAAAGGAGCAGAGGTTTGAGAGAGGGCTAAGACAGGAGATATATGAGCAAGTGGCAGTTTTGTAA